Below is a window of Candidatus Thermoplasmatota archaeon DNA.
TTGATAAGGCGGTAGCCCCAGTAGGCATCTTCATCACCCAGACTGCTTGCAACTGTTGTTGTAGTCACATATATAGTACCATTCTTAACAGTTACATTGTCATAATGGACGTGCCCCGCGAATACTGCATCAACATCATATTTTTCAATGAGACCGAGCAATTCTTCTCTTCCCTCATACTCATTGTTCAGAAGGGAGTCATTTTTCGTATCCCAGAGTGGATTGTGATGAAGCATCACGAACCTTAATTTTGCATTCACGGAGTTTTGCAGGTCATGTTCAATCCATCTCATCTCCTCTTCCCTGATGTGTCCTCCCCAGTTGAACGCAAGATAAGAAAATGCCACTCTGCTCCTGGCAGGCCAATCGTAGGAATTAACCGACGTAAAATGATAATCGCCGTAGTCAAATGAATAATAAAGGGGGCCAAAAAGTTGTTGCCAGAATTTAAACCCATCCTGCCCGAACTGGATATACCCGTCGTGATTCCCGAGACAAACAAATGTGGGTACTTGGAAGAGCTGGAGTATATCATAACATTTTTTGTATTCTATGGGGTATTCAAAAGGATAAAGTTGCCCGAAAACCAAATCACCTGTTATAATAACAAAATCGGGATTTAGAAGATTTATCTCTCTAATGCTCTTTTTAGCTGCCTTCCATCCAACGGTCTTGTTTATGTCGACTTTCATTCCTCTCGGATCCCCTATGTGAAAATCGGTTAAATGAACAAAAGAAAAAGTATTCTTGAACTCTTTTACTACCGATACTGCTCTTGGCTCTCTTGCCTCGAAGATTTTTCCGTCTGTTTCTACGACGACGGTAATGTTGTACAGGTCTTCATCTGCATCTGAAGGAACTTCCACCAATATTTCCCAGAGATGTGATGTACCATTATAAGTTACATCTCCTACGCGAAGGGAAATTTCTTCCCATACAATATCGTAAGCCGTTGAAAGAATGCATTTCCATTTCCCCTGTGATTCGCTGAATTTCACCGTTATGGTAAAATTCCCTCTTTTTGTTAC
It encodes the following:
- a CDS encoding metallophosphoesterase translates to MAVTFLIGVSPSIGNDLHATSPQPSETYITLENESEGVSESYVTGYHGDSEIKIMYPLSGMPAIVTKRGNFTITVKFSESQGKWKCILSTAYDIVWEEISLRVGDVTYNGTSHLWEILVEVPSDADEDLYNITVVVETDGKIFEAREPRAVSVVKEFKNTFSFVHLTDFHIGDPRGMKVDINKTVGWKAAKKSIREINLLNPDFVIITGDLVFGQLYPFEYPIEYKKCYDILQLFQVPTFVCLGNHDGYIQFGQDGFKFWQQLFGPLYYSFDYGDYHFTSVNSYDWPARSRVAFSYLAFNWGGHIREEEMRWIEHDLQNSVNAKLRFVMLHHNPLWDTKNDSLLNNEYEGREELLGLIEKYDVDAVFAGHVHYDNVTVKNGTIYVTTTTVASSLGDEDAYWGYRLIKVNDEKVNSYNYKEPKYSIPLYRLNYTYSRNDGSVTTVTANVENDLEMDVEARLHFYVPAGDYQVENGEIVKENSADEIKKVDVDAFISAMNSVEIVIRPL